One segment of Nocardioides sp. QY071 DNA contains the following:
- a CDS encoding endonuclease/exonuclease/phosphatase family protein codes for MAEQEEQGTRGARGGKRLGPAVSSVDMVVTVVAVVVVLAGLSVSLIFPPDAPDTPVAHEGRRDGTPSAAVATDLPPAPTATDTGGVLVPPLAMEAERQSAQLVCQAQIGTTQFTALSYNIKSARAGSLERLLGVMQQSKATVILLQEVDYKRRSTGSVDQAGWFADRLGGWGSAFGRNVTFGDGLYGTAVVSKYPIVSSENTPLPNSGKAQPRGLLHVVINVEGVEVSIYSTHLDNTSAGIRTAQASRISSMLAADPRPKILGGDMNTWPNSGPERILSSRLSDSFVVAGSGGGATHPAGHPRTRIDYLLYGGPDLTATSSVVMPAGGSDHLPVRADFTLGGIKTEKCSGDAKAKPRDTGAASGDPSGPASGTATGDAGKVD; via the coding sequence GTGGCGGAGCAGGAGGAGCAGGGCACGCGCGGTGCCCGCGGGGGCAAGCGGCTGGGCCCTGCCGTGTCCTCGGTCGACATGGTCGTCACGGTCGTGGCGGTCGTCGTGGTGCTCGCCGGCCTGAGCGTCTCGCTGATCTTCCCGCCCGACGCCCCCGACACCCCGGTCGCCCACGAGGGGCGCCGGGACGGCACTCCGTCCGCCGCGGTCGCCACCGACCTGCCGCCGGCCCCGACCGCGACCGACACCGGCGGCGTGCTGGTGCCGCCGCTGGCGATGGAGGCCGAGCGCCAGTCCGCGCAGCTCGTGTGCCAGGCGCAGATCGGCACCACCCAGTTCACCGCGCTATCCTACAACATCAAGTCGGCGCGCGCCGGCAGCCTCGAGCGCCTGCTCGGCGTGATGCAGCAGTCGAAGGCGACCGTCATCCTGCTGCAGGAGGTCGACTACAAGCGGCGCTCCACCGGCAGCGTCGACCAGGCCGGGTGGTTCGCGGATCGGCTCGGCGGCTGGGGCTCGGCGTTCGGCCGCAACGTGACCTTCGGCGACGGCCTCTACGGCACCGCGGTCGTCTCGAAGTACCCGATCGTCTCCTCGGAGAACACCCCGCTCCCCAACAGCGGCAAGGCGCAGCCGCGCGGCCTGCTGCACGTCGTGATCAACGTCGAGGGCGTCGAGGTCAGCATCTACAGCACCCATCTCGACAACACCTCCGCCGGCATCCGCACAGCGCAGGCGAGCCGGATCTCCAGCATGCTGGCGGCCGACCCGCGACCGAAGATCCTCGGCGGCGACATGAACACCTGGCCCAACTCGGGGCCGGAGCGGATCCTCAGCTCGCGGCTCAGCGACAGCTTCGTCGTCGCGGGCAGCGGTGGCGGCGCCACGCACCCGGCCGGTCACCCCCGCACCCGGATCGACTACCTGCTCTACGGCGGCCCCGACCTGACCGCGACGAGCTCGGTCGTGATGCCCGCCGGCGGCTCCGACCACCTCCCGGTCCGGGCCGACTTCACCCTCGGCGGGATCAAGACGGAGAAGTGCAGCGGCGACGCGAAGGCCAAGCCCCGCGACACCGGTGCGGCGTCCGGCGATCCCTCCGGCCCGGCCTCGGGAACGGCGACCGGCGACGCGGGCAAGGTCGACTGA
- a CDS encoding formylglycine-generating enzyme family protein codes for MSTPSPDQRPCCVPAGPAAAVDLTLGSPARADSGVRGTDPTALAPIPGGRAALGDHFGDGYAGDGERPVHEVEVSAFRLGTTAVTNAAFAAFVDATGHRTTAEVEGYSAVFHTDVAATVADVLGHSPTTPWWLGVRGADWRHPEGPRSDISDRPDHPVVHVSHDDALAFARWAGRRLPTEAEWEYAARGGLEGKRYPWGDDLMVRSGGADEWQVNIFQGTFPTTNTAEDGWTTTAPVTAYRPNGYGLHQMVGNVWEWCADWFDPKAYADRARQDPRGPADGTVRVMRGGSFLCHDSYCNRYRVAARSAAPPDSSASNLGFRCAADAATDRPVEKEIPA; via the coding sequence ATGTCCACCCCGTCCCCGGACCAGCGTCCCTGTTGCGTCCCCGCCGGCCCCGCGGCCGCGGTGGACCTGACGCTCGGCTCCCCGGCCCGGGCCGACAGCGGCGTGCGGGGCACCGACCCGACGGCGCTGGCCCCGATCCCCGGCGGGCGGGCGGCCCTGGGCGACCACTTCGGCGACGGCTATGCCGGCGACGGCGAGCGTCCGGTCCACGAGGTCGAGGTGTCGGCCTTCCGGCTCGGCACCACTGCGGTGACCAATGCGGCGTTCGCGGCCTTCGTCGACGCCACCGGGCACCGCACCACCGCCGAGGTCGAGGGCTACTCCGCGGTGTTCCACACCGACGTCGCGGCCACGGTGGCCGACGTGCTCGGCCACTCCCCCACCACGCCGTGGTGGCTCGGGGTGCGCGGCGCCGACTGGCGCCACCCCGAGGGCCCGCGCTCCGACATCTCGGACCGCCCCGACCACCCCGTCGTCCACGTCTCCCACGACGACGCCCTCGCCTTCGCACGCTGGGCCGGGCGCCGGCTGCCGACCGAGGCGGAGTGGGAGTACGCCGCGCGCGGCGGGCTCGAGGGCAAGCGCTACCCGTGGGGCGACGACCTGATGGTCCGCAGCGGCGGCGCGGACGAGTGGCAGGTCAACATCTTCCAGGGCACCTTCCCGACCACCAACACAGCCGAGGACGGCTGGACGACGACCGCCCCGGTGACGGCGTACCGACCCAACGGATACGGCCTGCACCAGATGGTCGGAAACGTCTGGGAGTGGTGCGCGGACTGGTTCGACCCGAAGGCGTACGCCGACCGCGCGCGCCAGGATCCGCGGGGGCCCGCGGATGGTACGGTCCGCGTGATGCGCGGGGGCTCGTTCCTGTGCCACGACTCGTACTGCAACCGCTACCGGGTCGCCGCCCGCTCAGCGGCTCCGCCGGACTCCTCGGCCTCGAACCTCGGCTTCCGCTGTGCGGCGGACGCCGCGACCGACCGCCCCGTCGAGAAGGAGATCCCCGCGTGA